AACGGCAACGCCGACATGGGAATGGGCGAAACCGCCGTGGTCTCCTCCCTCACCGCGGAAAAATTTGGCATCTCCCTCGGTGATGTCATCCAGATCCACTCCAGCCGCAACCTTCAGGAAATCAAACCTGCCCTCGACCGGATCGGCACCGAGGCCTTCGCCACCACCCACGCCGAGGTCCTCAGCCAGATCAAGGCGGATATCACCCGCATCACATCCGTAAAAGATGATCAGGAGGCCGTCCCGATCGAGGAACTACAACACCTCTACTACAATCAAATCCAGCCACTGCTCGACTACAACATTCGCAATGCCGAAAAACAAATCCTCGATAACACCTTGAGGCATTTGGAAACATTCACCAGCCGCAGCACCCCGGACCCCGACACCAGCGGCGACTTCCTTTTTCCCAAAGGCCACATGGCCAAAGCCATTGCACTGCTCGATCAACTCAAGGATGTGGACCTCGATCAGGAAGACATCACCAACGTCAAGCAGATGAAAACCATCATCCTGCCCAAAGACCTCGAAGTCATCGGTATCTATCAGGCAACCCGCCATGCCTACAGCCCCGATGTCTTTGTTCCGCTTCCGATCGGCCAGGACCTTCTCGGCATCGGTGATGGTGTCCGCGGAATCGCCCTGCGACTAGACGAACCCTACGACGCCCAAAAGGTTCTAGATGAAAGCATCCTACCCAACATGCCAAAGAACGGCCTCTGGTCGGCCCGCACCTGGATGGAAGACCACCAGCAACAACTCGGTTTGATCAAAACCCAGCGCCAGTTACTCACCGTCTCACTATCCTTTATCATGCTGGTTTCCGCCTTCTCCATCATGGCCGTGATGTTCACCGTCACCATCCAGAAAAAACGGGAAATCGGCGTCATGAAAGCCCTCGGAGCCACCCCGGCCCAACTCGTTCGCGTCTTCCTTTACCAGGGGATCCTGATCGGCCTGTTCGGAGGCATCATCGGCCTGACACTCGGCAATCTCGTGCTCGACAACCTACAATCCATCCTCGACCTCTTTGCCTCCTGGGGATTCGACCCCTTCCCCTCCGATTTCAACGGCTTTGACGGCCTACCCGTGATCAAACAACGACACGAATTCATCGCCGTCTTCCTCTTCGCCTTCATCCTCTGCACTCTGGCCACCCTCGTCCCCGCTATGGTCGCCTCCAAAAGCGATGCCGCCAAATCCTTGCGAAATATGTAAGACTCCCAGTCCGTAACTCTTCCATCCTTATTCTTTTCACCCACTATCCGGAACTTTCACCATGCGATCCATCATCATTCTCCTCGCCGCCACCGCCACCCTGGTCCAGGCAAAAATCACCCGCACCCCCTACCTCCAACTCGCCAACGACAGCTCAATCCATATCGTTTGGCGCACCGATAACGCAATCCAGCCAAGCATCCGCTACGGCCTGAGCGCGGAGCAGTTAGGGGAAAGCTCGGATACCGTCCTGACGCGGCAAACCAAAAAAGACAACAAGGACGCAAGCACGCCCCCCCTATTCGACGCCCCCAAAGGGACCTTCCAGTATGAAGCCAAGGTCTCCGGACTCAAAGCGGATACCCTCTACCACTACGCCGTTTTTGACGGCCAAAAGCGCCTCACCCCCAACGACGGCACTTACACCTTCCGCACCCACCCAAAACCAGGCAGCCCGCGCGACCTCTACTTTTGGGCTGTCGGCGATTCCGGCACCGGCAGCATCTATCAGAAAAAAGTGTTCCAGGCGATGCTCGACTACAACGCCAAACACAAACTCACACTGGATATGTATCTGCACGTCGGAGACATGGCATACGGGTCCGGCAAAGACCCCGAATTCCAATCGAAATTCTTCCAAATTTACCAACCAACGCTGCGCAACACCGTCTGCTGGCCCGCCATGGGTAACCACGAAGGTTACACCTCCAACGGCAAAACCGGAGTCGGCCCGTATTACGACGCCTATGTCTCACCAACCAAGGGAGAAGCCGGCGGCGTCCCCTCCGGCACCGAAGCCTACTACTCCTACGACTACGGACGCGTCCATTTCATCGTTTTGAACTCCCACGACCTCGACCGCAAACCCACCGCCACCATGGCGCAGTGGCTCAAGGAAGACCTCGCCAAAACCTCCTCGAAGAAGTCCGACTGGATCGTCGCCTTCTGGCACCACCCACCCTACACCAAGGGAAGTCACGACTCCGATAAAGAAAAGCAACTCATCGAAATGCGTGAATACATCATGCCGATTCTCGAGTCCTCCGGAGTCGATCTCGTCCTCACCGGTCACTCCCATATTTACGAACGTTCCATGCTCATCGACGGTGCCTACGACACCCCGACCACCGCGGAAAATCATGTCCTCGATGACGGTGACGGCCACCATCAGGGTGACGGGTCCTACCAAAAAAGCCCGGGCTTGAAACCCAACGAAGGAACAATCCAGATTGTCACCGGCCACGGTGGCCAGGGGCTCCGCCGCAAAGGATATTCTCCCATCATGAAGCGTAGTATCCTCGAACATGGCTCCACACTGGTCTGGGTCAAAGGTGATACCCTGAGTGCCATCATGCTCGATAAAACAGGCAAGGTTGCCGATGAATTCCAAATCGAGAAAAAACAAGCCGTCACCCCAACCCGGATCGCCAAACCCTGGAGCCCCACCGATTTGACCGCCGGCACCTATCTAATCCCGAAAAATGCCAGCTGGTCATACCTCTCCGAAGGTCACCCCGCTGCCGAATGGGCCAAGCCGGGGTTCAATACCTCAACCTGGAAAACCGGGCGCGCCGGATTCGGCTACGGTGACAACGATGACACCACCATCACCAACATCCAAGGAAAGCAAAACTGCATCTACATCCGCAAAAACTTCACCTTAAAAAAGGCCGCAGATGCCAAAAAACTCTGGTTGTCCATCAACTACGACGACGGCTTCATCCTCTACCTCAATGGCAAGGAAGCCTTCCGCCAGAATGTCAAAAAAGGTCGCGGGAAAGAGGCCAAGGGTGTGGCCCACCACGATGCCGTCAAGTTCGATCAGTTCGATCTCTCCCCCTTCGCCTCACTGCTGAAGGAAGGCAATAACACCATCGCCATCGAAGGACACAACCGTAACCTGAATAGCTCCGACCTCAGCCTTCACCCGACGCTGATCCTAAAGACTAAATAGTCTCCAGCAAGATGTCCCATGGGACCGATCAAACCAACTTCCGTCTTTCTCGTTCTGGCGCTCTGCGCGTCCTTAGTTCACGCTCATGAGAGCCCGGAACACACGATTGAAGCGATCAATCAACACGCCCAACTCACGCCGGCCCAACTCCACCAGCGCGCAATCGCCAAACGGGCACTGAACCAACACTCATCGGCAATCACCGACCTCACAACCGCCATTCAAGCCGCTCCCGATCAACTCGGGTTCCGACTGGAGCTCGCCCGAACCCAACTCGAAGCTGGCCACAACCGCAACACCCTGCACACGCTGGCTCAGGCCCTGCCTCTGGCCACCACCCCGGAACAACAGGCGGAAATCCACCAGCTACGCGCCGAGGCCTATCAGGCGCTCAACCAGCACCAACAAGCACTCAAATCGATCCAGCAAGCATTCCAACTCATCCCCTCGGGAGAAATCGACTGGTATCTGCTCCGTGCCCATAGCCAGGGCCACCTCGGCCAACACCAACAACGGATCGATGACCTCGCCTCCGGCTTGAAACATCACCCGAGCGCTGTCGTTAAAAATCATTGGATCGATGCCCTCATCGACGCCGGATCATTCCATTCCGCCCTTGTTGAAATCAACCGCGAGCTCGAAGACCGCCGCTGGACGTCCTCCTATCTCATTAAACGTGCCCGCAGCCTGCAAGGGCTCAACCGAACGCAGGAAGCTACCGCCGACCTCAAAACGGCCCTCGCCGAAATCACAGCCCGGCTCAATCCCCAACGCCCCGACCTGCTGTTACTCGCCGACCAAGCGGTCGCCTATTCTCTCCTCGGTGAGCAAGACCAGTCAGCCCGATCCATTCAACAACTCCATGCCCACCACGCTCCTCGATGGATCATCAGCCGGGCCAGCAGACACATCCCCAACAAGTAGGGCGGATCGTTCATCTACCGTCCGCTTTGTGCAGAATATACATTCGCTCGCCCTCCCTTGCTCCCTTTCCCTGGATTGCCGACAGATTGGAAATCTGCCTCCCCTCCACACCGCATCACCACAGCCCACCATGATCGCCAAACCCTCCAAATGGACCCTGCCCATCACAATCCTGCTCATTTTTATCGTCATCATTCTCGGCTGGCTCTTCGGAAACTAATACCAAGTAGTAAAACAGACGGGACGATAGCCGAGATGAATGAGTTCTTTGGTAAGGCGCGACGAAGGAATGGTGCGGGCACCATGACTAAGGAGAAACAAAGCCAAAGGAGTCATTCATCCGGAACTCTCATGCATCACGCAGTGCTTTTCCAAATACCTCAACAACGATCAATCGTCTCGTCTGTTTTGCGGAGTGGTATTAGCCGCCAACCAAACGTCCTCGCATAGAACCTTGATCCACCCCATCTTCCTCCTTGCCCATTCTTCACCCCTCACCTAAAACTTTCCTCATGCGCGACATCGTTTATTTCGACCTCGAAACCCAACGCAGCTTCGGCGACGTCGGCGGAGCTGCCAATAAAGACAAAATGGGGATTTCGGTCGGTGTCGCCTACTCTACCCGCACCGGCGAATACCACATCTTCGGCGAAGACCAAACCGACGAGCTCGTCAACATGCTCACCCGGGCAGACCTCGTCGTCGGCTACAACCACATGTATTTCGATTACCCCGTGCTGCAAGGGTACACCATCCTCGATCTCGCCAGCACCACCGTGAACCTCGATATGCTCATCGAAGTCGAACAATTGCTCGGCCACCGATTAAAACTCGATGCGATTGCCTCCGCCTCACTCGGCATGGGCAAAACCGCCGACGGACTGGACGCCCTGCGCTGGTGGCAGGAATACAAAAAAACCGGCAACCCGGAGCCCATGATGAAAATCGCCGAATACTGCTGCTACGACGTCAAATGCACCAAAGAGGTCCACGAATACGGTGTCAACAATGGCCTGCTCAAGTACTCCGACCGATCCGGCAATATTGCCGAGGTCAAAGTCGACTGGTCCTAACCACCAGTGCACAAAGAAGTGGCCCCACCGCAGGGCTCCTGCATTAGGGAGATTATCTCGGTGATACCTGCAGCGCTAACAGGATAGTCAGGATTTGTAATTTTCAAAGATCAAGGTTTGCCCAAAACTTATCGCTCACTTCAAAAAATCCTGTAAATCCTCTTCGATCATGTGAATCCTGTCAGCGCCGAAGGCTGTTAGCCCCGAGTATATTCGCCCTGGGGTTCACCGAACGATTCGACCTTGACCTGTCACATAGCTTACGTTAGAGATTCAAGCCATCGATATGGCTTCTTTCACATTGTCACGCCTTTTTCCTATCTGGGGACTCAGTCTCTTACTCACATCACTCAGCAACGGCCAAACTGATCCGGCTCCAAGCACGGAAACCAACCATAGCCACACCGGACTCCAACAAACCGAGATCAAAGGGCTCTTGGTCATGAAAATGAGTAACGGCAAATATGCTGGTGCGGCGGCTCAAATGAACGCCACCGTGATTGAAAAAAAAGCCGACTTCGAAATCGGCTTTAACCAATCCGTTGGCAGCATGATGGACTCGGCCACCAAAGAGGTCGAAAAATTCATCCGGGTTCGATACGCCAAACGTCTCCCTACAGGCATGCGGATTGAATTTGCATTTTCAAACAAGTATTCCCCCAAAGACGGCCCATCCGCAGCCGTTGCCTGCGCACTAATGGCCGACTCCATTCTATCCGGAAACGAGCTCGATCAGGGCTTTGCCGCCACCGGCGACATGACTGCCACCGGAGATGTCCGCGCTGTGGGAGGTGTTCAATCAAAGATCAAAGGGGCCATAAAAAAACAATGCACCATCGTCACCATCCCAAAAGGAAATCAGGCAGCGGTTGCCGACTCCTACATCATCAAAGGACTCAAACCTCTGTATGCTATACAAATCTTCTCCGTTGAAACCTTCGATGAAGCTCTCGAACTCGCCAAATCGAAAAGAAAGGAAAACATACAAAAAGCCATCGATGAGTTTGCCCTGGTGCAAAAGGCACTCAATAAAAATGAGAAATACATCTATAACAGTAAAGTACAGGCAAAATTGCGGCAGGTCATCACACTTGCACCCCACCACCTGTCTGCAAAAAATCTCCTGCTTCATGGTCTGAAAAAAGGACCTCAACGGCTCTCACTCGTCGGATCCATCAATTGCATCAATGCCGCTCACGAAAACTTCGGATCCATTCTCGAGGACAATAGCTTCTCAACCAGCCGCATCGATCAAGACGTCCTCACCGAACTAATCTACGAATTCAGACGACTGCGAACCAAACTCGACAAGCGAACGATCCCCTGCACCGACGCCTACGTCGATCTCGCTGAATTTATCAAAGACGTACGCAACCGGAAAATCTTCAACCAACAACTTCAGGAAAAGCTAACCTCCATGATCGAAACCGTGGTATCCGAACGCAAAAAACTCTTCAACAATCCGCAAGTTCGCGAAGAAATCATGGAAGACTACCAATAGCCGCCCCCTCAAGCGTTTCAAAGCGCTCCCCCGATTTCAGCTGAAACAACTGACGAAAACGAACACCGGTACACAGGAGGTCACGAGAAGAGACCACGTCCACCCGTAGACAAGCGGCATCCCTGCAGAGAATATACAAGTTCGGATCGCCCTGAGCCTCAACAACCGTTCCTGCAGGCTCATCAGGTGGATCCGATAAAGAGATCACAGTTACCTCATGCAAGCATAACGGAACCATACGTATGCCTGTTTCTGCTCCCGGATAGGAAGGGTTGCAGGCTCGGACCAGACGATCTATTTCATCCGCATCCATCTGCTCCCAGTCAATCTGCAAATCCGTACCGGCCGGGCGGGTCTGGTAATTTGCAACTGCTTCATCCTGCTCACATAAGGTTCCCTCGCCTCGCTCCAAATACTCACACAACGCATCCATTGCCGCCGGACCTCCATGTGCCAACTTGGCCAGATGCGTTCCCAACACGTCATGCTCCGTGAAATCCAAGGAATGCGACCATAACACCTCTCCGGAATCGAACATCCTCTCCATCTTGTGCAGAGTTAAGCCCCCACCCTTCTCTCCATTCCTCATCTGCCAAAACACCGGGTCTGGTCCCCGATAGAATGGCAATTGGCCGAGGTGAACATTCCAGCACCCTTGCGCTGGAAAAGCTAACACGCAGTCAGGAAACCGGTAAGGAAAGGTCATAACAACGATGGCCTCAGGATTTACATCCTTCAGCCACGCCATCAAATTGCATTCCAACTTATTTTTCTGACAGACAAAAAAGGG
The Oceaniferula marina DNA segment above includes these coding regions:
- a CDS encoding S16 family serine protease, producing the protein MASFTLSRLFPIWGLSLLLTSLSNGQTDPAPSTETNHSHTGLQQTEIKGLLVMKMSNGKYAGAAAQMNATVIEKKADFEIGFNQSVGSMMDSATKEVEKFIRVRYAKRLPTGMRIEFAFSNKYSPKDGPSAAVACALMADSILSGNELDQGFAATGDMTATGDVRAVGGVQSKIKGAIKKQCTIVTIPKGNQAAVADSYIIKGLKPLYAIQIFSVETFDEALELAKSKRKENIQKAIDEFALVQKALNKNEKYIYNSKVQAKLRQVITLAPHHLSAKNLLLHGLKKGPQRLSLVGSINCINAAHENFGSILEDNSFSTSRIDQDVLTELIYEFRRLRTKLDKRTIPCTDAYVDLAEFIKDVRNRKIFNQQLQEKLTSMIETVVSERKKLFNNPQVREEIMEDYQ
- a CDS encoding purple acid phosphatase family protein, giving the protein MRSIIILLAATATLVQAKITRTPYLQLANDSSIHIVWRTDNAIQPSIRYGLSAEQLGESSDTVLTRQTKKDNKDASTPPLFDAPKGTFQYEAKVSGLKADTLYHYAVFDGQKRLTPNDGTYTFRTHPKPGSPRDLYFWAVGDSGTGSIYQKKVFQAMLDYNAKHKLTLDMYLHVGDMAYGSGKDPEFQSKFFQIYQPTLRNTVCWPAMGNHEGYTSNGKTGVGPYYDAYVSPTKGEAGGVPSGTEAYYSYDYGRVHFIVLNSHDLDRKPTATMAQWLKEDLAKTSSKKSDWIVAFWHHPPYTKGSHDSDKEKQLIEMREYIMPILESSGVDLVLTGHSHIYERSMLIDGAYDTPTTAENHVLDDGDGHHQGDGSYQKSPGLKPNEGTIQIVTGHGGQGLRRKGYSPIMKRSILEHGSTLVWVKGDTLSAIMLDKTGKVADEFQIEKKQAVTPTRIAKPWSPTDLTAGTYLIPKNASWSYLSEGHPAAEWAKPGFNTSTWKTGRAGFGYGDNDDTTITNIQGKQNCIYIRKNFTLKKAADAKKLWLSINYDDGFILYLNGKEAFRQNVKKGRGKEAKGVAHHDAVKFDQFDLSPFASLLKEGNNTIAIEGHNRNLNSSDLSLHPTLILKTK
- a CDS encoding ABC transporter permease: MAGVATGVMVLIVVLSVFGGFEQLVKERVLSYTPHILLQRIAPWPDPEQFPEYNAEEEWRAVEQSMTQLDGVESAYALINDPVLLDRHGAIAPASMQAIDAANLSQVAALEELIKPGNGNADMGMGETAVVSSLTAEKFGISLGDVIQIHSSRNLQEIKPALDRIGTEAFATTHAEVLSQIKADITRITSVKDDQEAVPIEELQHLYYNQIQPLLDYNIRNAEKQILDNTLRHLETFTSRSTPDPDTSGDFLFPKGHMAKAIALLDQLKDVDLDQEDITNVKQMKTIILPKDLEVIGIYQATRHAYSPDVFVPLPIGQDLLGIGDGVRGIALRLDEPYDAQKVLDESILPNMPKNGLWSARTWMEDHQQQLGLIKTQRQLLTVSLSFIMLVSAFSIMAVMFTVTIQKKREIGVMKALGATPAQLVRVFLYQGILIGLFGGIIGLTLGNLVLDNLQSILDLFASWGFDPFPSDFNGFDGLPVIKQRHEFIAVFLFAFILCTLATLVPAMVASKSDAAKSLRNM
- a CDS encoding methionyl-tRNA formyltransferase yields the protein MKIVLFCNHGVSQLALVRLLQRKVLAGVVVSDYGHAYALEVRGVAESARIPFFVCQKNKLECNLMAWLKDVNPEAIVVMTFPYRFPDCVLAFPAQGCWNVHLGQLPFYRGPDPVFWQMRNGEKGGGLTLHKMERMFDSGEVLWSHSLDFTEHDVLGTHLAKLAHGGPAAMDALCEYLERGEGTLCEQDEAVANYQTRPAGTDLQIDWEQMDADEIDRLVRACNPSYPGAETGIRMVPLCLHEVTVISLSDPPDEPAGTVVEAQGDPNLYILCRDAACLRVDVVSSRDLLCTGVRFRQLFQLKSGERFETLEGAAIGSLP
- a CDS encoding ribonuclease H-like domain-containing protein, whose amino-acid sequence is MRDIVYFDLETQRSFGDVGGAANKDKMGISVGVAYSTRTGEYHIFGEDQTDELVNMLTRADLVVGYNHMYFDYPVLQGYTILDLASTTVNLDMLIEVEQLLGHRLKLDAIASASLGMGKTADGLDALRWWQEYKKTGNPEPMMKIAEYCCYDVKCTKEVHEYGVNNGLLKYSDRSGNIAEVKVDWS